The DNA segment GGAATAACTGATGATGATTACAGTTTCCGAATAGATAAAAAAGTAAATAACAAATACACGATAACAGTAAGTGATCGCCGAATCATAGAAACGGATATCAATAACAATTCTACTGTGAATGTTGTACAGTATAGCTATCAATATGACCCCGTTAACAAAAAGTTTATAAAACAGGATGGTATAAAAACTGCTGTATCAAAGATTGTTAATGGCAATTATAACGGCACATCGTCTGATACCTATCCTGCGTTAGATCTGGATAGCTTAGAAGATAAGGATTGGGAAGATATTAAATAAAACTTAAAAAATAACCAATAACTACATCTATTGGTTATTTTTTCAACTTTGATAAAGACCTACTGATATTCTTTTTTATACGCCATTTTTTTAAACATTACTTTCCATTCATCGAAATCTCTTATAATCTCATCCAGCTTCAATGCTTCCCCATAGCTTAGTTTATCATGCATATATCCCTCCGTCATCCATACCAGCATCTGATATACCTGTTTCGGTTCAACATCATCATGAAACTTTGAGAAATCCACATGAGCAAAATAGCGTTCAAAGGTGGAATCCATGAGCGTATGCAATTCCTTTGCTACATCGGTACTGACAGCTTCCCGACGGGATGAAAAAGCGCGTGTAATAAAATCAAGTATGTACGGATAATCCACCATTATCTGCATTTTCTTTTGTGCCCCATACTCCATAAGCTCAAAAAAATCTGTAACCTGTGTAAAATCACCATCCTCCATCATGTCAGTGACAAT comes from the Erysipelotrichaceae bacterium 66202529 genome and includes:
- a CDS encoding TetR family transcriptional regulator, giving the protein MEKFEELSQEKQRRIIDAGMEVFGRNEYKKANTEDIAAKAGISKGLLFYYFKDKKSFYMYLFQYCVQIVTDMMEDGDFTQVTDFFELMEYGAQKKMQIMVDYPYILDFITRAFSSRREAVSTDVAKELHTLMDSTFERYFAHVDFSKFHDDVEPKQVYQMLVWMTEGYMHDKLSYGEALKLDEIIRDFDEWKVMFKKMAYKKEYQ